One part of the Homo sapiens chromosome 19, GRCh38.p14 Primary Assembly genome encodes these proteins:
- the LAIR1 gene encoding leukocyte-associated immunoglobulin-like receptor 1 isoform f (isoform f is encoded by transcript variant f): MEREMVLCLAQTIHTQEDLPRPSISAEPGTVIPLGSHVTFVCRGPVGVQTFRLERDSRSTYNDTEDVSQASPSESEARFRIDSVREGNAGLYRCIYYKPPKWSEQSDYLELLVKESSGGPDSPDTEPGSSAGPTQRPSDNSHNEHAPASQGLKAEHLYILIGVSVVFLFCLLLLVLFCLHRQNQIKQGPPRSKDEEQKPQQRPDLAVDVLERTADKATVNGLPEKDRETDTSALAAGSSQEVTYAQLDHWALTQRTARAVSPQSTKPMAESITYAAVARH, from the exons ATGGAAAGAGAAATGG TGCTCTGCCTGGCCCAGACCATCCACACGCAGGAGG ATCTGCCCAGACCCTCCATCTCGGCTGAGCCAGGCACCGTGATCCCCCTGGGGAGCCATGTGACTTTCGTGTGCCGGGGCCCGGTTGGGGTTCAAACATTCCGCCTGGAGAGGGACAGTAGATCCACATACAATGATACTGAAGATGTGTCTCAAGCTAGTCCATCTGAGTCAGAGGCCAGATTCCGCATTGACTCAGTAAGAGAAGGAAATGCCGGGCTTTATCGCTGCATCTATTATAAGCCCCCTAAATGGTCTGAGCAGAGTGACTACCTGGAGCTGCTGGTGAAAG AAAGCTCTGGAGGCCCGGACTCCCCGGACACAGAGCCCGGCTCCTCAGCTG GACCCACGCAGAGGCCGTCGGACAACAGTCACAATGAGC ATGCACCTGCTTCCCAAGGCCTGAAAGCTGAGCATCTGTATATTCTCATCGGGGTCTCAGTGGTCTTCCTCTTCTGTCTCCTCCTCCTGGTCCTCTTCTGCCTCCATCGCCAGAATCAGATAAAGCAGG GGCCCCCCAGAAGCAAGGACGAGGAGCAGAAGCCACAGCAGAG gcCTGACCTGGCTGTTGATGTTCTAGAGAGGACAGCAG ACAAGGCCACAGTCAATGGACTTCCTGAGAAGGACAGAGAGACGGACACCTCG GCCCTGGCTGCAGGGAGTTCCCAGGAGGTGACGTATGCTCAGCTGGACCACTGGGCCCTCACACAGAGGACAGCCCGGGCTGTGTCCCCACAGTCCACAAAGCCCATGGCCGAGTCCATCACGTATGCAGCCGTTGCCAGACACTGA
- the LAIR1 gene encoding leukocyte-associated immunoglobulin-like receptor 1 isoform b precursor (isoform b precursor is encoded by transcript variant b), which yields MSPHPTALLGLVLCLAQTIHTQEEDLPRPSISAEPGTVIPLGSHVTFVCRGPVGVQTFRLERDSRSTYNDTEDVSQASPSESEARFRIDSVREGNAGLYRCIYYKPPKWSEQSDYLELLVKGPTQRPSDNSHNEHAPASQGLKAEHLYILIGVSVVFLFCLLLLVLFCLHRQNQIKQGPPRSKDEEQKPQQRPDLAVDVLERTADKATVNGLPEKDRETDTSALAAGSSQEVTYAQLDHWALTQRTARAVSPQSTKPMAESITYAAVARH from the exons ATGTCTCCCCACCCCACCGCCCTCCTGGGCCTAG TGCTCTGCCTGGCCCAGACCATCCACACGCAGGAGG AAGATCTGCCCAGACCCTCCATCTCGGCTGAGCCAGGCACCGTGATCCCCCTGGGGAGCCATGTGACTTTCGTGTGCCGGGGCCCGGTTGGGGTTCAAACATTCCGCCTGGAGAGGGACAGTAGATCCACATACAATGATACTGAAGATGTGTCTCAAGCTAGTCCATCTGAGTCAGAGGCCAGATTCCGCATTGACTCAGTAAGAGAAGGAAATGCCGGGCTTTATCGCTGCATCTATTATAAGCCCCCTAAATGGTCTGAGCAGAGTGACTACCTGGAGCTGCTGGTGAAAG GACCCACGCAGAGGCCGTCGGACAACAGTCACAATGAGC ATGCACCTGCTTCCCAAGGCCTGAAAGCTGAGCATCTGTATATTCTCATCGGGGTCTCAGTGGTCTTCCTCTTCTGTCTCCTCCTCCTGGTCCTCTTCTGCCTCCATCGCCAGAATCAGATAAAGCAGG GGCCCCCCAGAAGCAAGGACGAGGAGCAGAAGCCACAGCAGAG gcCTGACCTGGCTGTTGATGTTCTAGAGAGGACAGCAG ACAAGGCCACAGTCAATGGACTTCCTGAGAAGGACAGAGAGACGGACACCTCG GCCCTGGCTGCAGGGAGTTCCCAGGAGGTGACGTATGCTCAGCTGGACCACTGGGCCCTCACACAGAGGACAGCCCGGGCTGTGTCCCCACAGTCCACAAAGCCCATGGCCGAGTCCATCACGTATGCAGCCGTTGCCAGACACTGA
- the LAIR1 gene encoding leukocyte-associated immunoglobulin-like receptor 1 isoform X2 — MEREMEDLPRPSISAEPGTVIPLGSHVTFVCRGPVGVQTFRLERDSRSTYNDTEDVSQASPSESEARFRIDSVREGNAGLYRCIYYKPPKWSEQSDYLELLVKESSGGPDSPDTEPGSSAGPTQRPSDNSHNEHAPASQGLKAEHLYILIGVSVVFLFCLLLLVLFCLHRQNQIKQGPPRSKDEEQKPQQRPDLAVDVLERTADKATVNGLPEKDRETDTSALAAGSSQEVTYAQLDHWALTQRTARAVSPQSTKPMAESITYAAVARH, encoded by the exons ATGGAAAGAGAAATGG AAGATCTGCCCAGACCCTCCATCTCGGCTGAGCCAGGCACCGTGATCCCCCTGGGGAGCCATGTGACTTTCGTGTGCCGGGGCCCGGTTGGGGTTCAAACATTCCGCCTGGAGAGGGACAGTAGATCCACATACAATGATACTGAAGATGTGTCTCAAGCTAGTCCATCTGAGTCAGAGGCCAGATTCCGCATTGACTCAGTAAGAGAAGGAAATGCCGGGCTTTATCGCTGCATCTATTATAAGCCCCCTAAATGGTCTGAGCAGAGTGACTACCTGGAGCTGCTGGTGAAAG AAAGCTCTGGAGGCCCGGACTCCCCGGACACAGAGCCCGGCTCCTCAGCTG GACCCACGCAGAGGCCGTCGGACAACAGTCACAATGAGC ATGCACCTGCTTCCCAAGGCCTGAAAGCTGAGCATCTGTATATTCTCATCGGGGTCTCAGTGGTCTTCCTCTTCTGTCTCCTCCTCCTGGTCCTCTTCTGCCTCCATCGCCAGAATCAGATAAAGCAGG GGCCCCCCAGAAGCAAGGACGAGGAGCAGAAGCCACAGCAGAG gcCTGACCTGGCTGTTGATGTTCTAGAGAGGACAGCAG ACAAGGCCACAGTCAATGGACTTCCTGAGAAGGACAGAGAGACGGACACCTCG GCCCTGGCTGCAGGGAGTTCCCAGGAGGTGACGTATGCTCAGCTGGACCACTGGGCCCTCACACAGAGGACAGCCCGGGCTGTGTCCCCACAGTCCACAAAGCCCATGGCCGAGTCCATCACGTATGCAGCCGTTGCCAGACACTGA
- the LAIR1 gene encoding leukocyte-associated immunoglobulin-like receptor 1 isoform X3: MSPHPTALLGLVLCLAQTIHTQEEDLPRPSISAEPGTVIPLGSHVTFVCRGPVGVQTFRLERDSRSTYNDTEDVSQASPSESEARFRIDSVREGNAGLYRCIYYKPPKWSEQSDYLELLVKESSGGPDSPDTEPGSSAGTVPGTEASGFDAPRMRRNGLPSCELQWGEIVRMSNRNALIPIHAYTDKNI, from the exons ATGTCTCCCCACCCCACCGCCCTCCTGGGCCTAG TGCTCTGCCTGGCCCAGACCATCCACACGCAGGAGG AAGATCTGCCCAGACCCTCCATCTCGGCTGAGCCAGGCACCGTGATCCCCCTGGGGAGCCATGTGACTTTCGTGTGCCGGGGCCCGGTTGGGGTTCAAACATTCCGCCTGGAGAGGGACAGTAGATCCACATACAATGATACTGAAGATGTGTCTCAAGCTAGTCCATCTGAGTCAGAGGCCAGATTCCGCATTGACTCAGTAAGAGAAGGAAATGCCGGGCTTTATCGCTGCATCTATTATAAGCCCCCTAAATGGTCTGAGCAGAGTGACTACCTGGAGCTGCTGGTGAAAG AAAGCTCTGGAGGCCCGGACTCCCCGGACACAGAGCCCGGCTCCTCAGCTG ggactgtgccaggcactgaagcCTCCGGATTTGATGCACCAAGAATGAGGAGAAATGGCCTCCCGTCTTGTGAACTTCAATGGGGAGAAATAGTTAGAATGAGCAATAGAAATGCACTGATTCCCATACATGCATatacagataaaaatatatga
- the LAIR1 gene encoding leukocyte-associated immunoglobulin-like receptor 1 isoform a precursor (isoform a precursor is encoded by transcript variant a): MSPHPTALLGLVLCLAQTIHTQEEDLPRPSISAEPGTVIPLGSHVTFVCRGPVGVQTFRLERDSRSTYNDTEDVSQASPSESEARFRIDSVREGNAGLYRCIYYKPPKWSEQSDYLELLVKESSGGPDSPDTEPGSSAGPTQRPSDNSHNEHAPASQGLKAEHLYILIGVSVVFLFCLLLLVLFCLHRQNQIKQGPPRSKDEEQKPQQRPDLAVDVLERTADKATVNGLPEKDRETDTSALAAGSSQEVTYAQLDHWALTQRTARAVSPQSTKPMAESITYAAVARH; encoded by the exons ATGTCTCCCCACCCCACCGCCCTCCTGGGCCTAG TGCTCTGCCTGGCCCAGACCATCCACACGCAGGAGG AAGATCTGCCCAGACCCTCCATCTCGGCTGAGCCAGGCACCGTGATCCCCCTGGGGAGCCATGTGACTTTCGTGTGCCGGGGCCCGGTTGGGGTTCAAACATTCCGCCTGGAGAGGGACAGTAGATCCACATACAATGATACTGAAGATGTGTCTCAAGCTAGTCCATCTGAGTCAGAGGCCAGATTCCGCATTGACTCAGTAAGAGAAGGAAATGCCGGGCTTTATCGCTGCATCTATTATAAGCCCCCTAAATGGTCTGAGCAGAGTGACTACCTGGAGCTGCTGGTGAAAG AAAGCTCTGGAGGCCCGGACTCCCCGGACACAGAGCCCGGCTCCTCAGCTG GACCCACGCAGAGGCCGTCGGACAACAGTCACAATGAGC ATGCACCTGCTTCCCAAGGCCTGAAAGCTGAGCATCTGTATATTCTCATCGGGGTCTCAGTGGTCTTCCTCTTCTGTCTCCTCCTCCTGGTCCTCTTCTGCCTCCATCGCCAGAATCAGATAAAGCAGG GGCCCCCCAGAAGCAAGGACGAGGAGCAGAAGCCACAGCAGAG gcCTGACCTGGCTGTTGATGTTCTAGAGAGGACAGCAG ACAAGGCCACAGTCAATGGACTTCCTGAGAAGGACAGAGAGACGGACACCTCG GCCCTGGCTGCAGGGAGTTCCCAGGAGGTGACGTATGCTCAGCTGGACCACTGGGCCCTCACACAGAGGACAGCCCGGGCTGTGTCCCCACAGTCCACAAAGCCCATGGCCGAGTCCATCACGTATGCAGCCGTTGCCAGACACTGA
- the LAIR1 gene encoding leukocyte-associated immunoglobulin-like receptor 1 isoform e precursor (isoform e precursor is encoded by transcript variant e), which yields MSPHPTALLGLVLCLAQTIHTQEDLPRPSISAEPGTVIPLGSHVTFVCRGPVGVQTFRLERDSRSTYNDTEDVSQASPSESEARFRIDSVREGNAGLYRCIYYKPPKWSEQSDYLELLVKESSGGPDSPDTEPGSSAGPTQRPSDNSHNEHAPASQGLKAEHLYILIGVSVVFLFCLLLLVLFCLHRQNQIKQGPPRSKDEEQKPQQRPDLAVDVLERTADKATVNGLPEKDRETDTSALAAGSSQEVTYAQLDHWALTQRTARAVSPQSTKPMAESITYAAVARH from the exons ATGTCTCCCCACCCCACCGCCCTCCTGGGCCTAG TGCTCTGCCTGGCCCAGACCATCCACACGCAGGAGG ATCTGCCCAGACCCTCCATCTCGGCTGAGCCAGGCACCGTGATCCCCCTGGGGAGCCATGTGACTTTCGTGTGCCGGGGCCCGGTTGGGGTTCAAACATTCCGCCTGGAGAGGGACAGTAGATCCACATACAATGATACTGAAGATGTGTCTCAAGCTAGTCCATCTGAGTCAGAGGCCAGATTCCGCATTGACTCAGTAAGAGAAGGAAATGCCGGGCTTTATCGCTGCATCTATTATAAGCCCCCTAAATGGTCTGAGCAGAGTGACTACCTGGAGCTGCTGGTGAAAG AAAGCTCTGGAGGCCCGGACTCCCCGGACACAGAGCCCGGCTCCTCAGCTG GACCCACGCAGAGGCCGTCGGACAACAGTCACAATGAGC ATGCACCTGCTTCCCAAGGCCTGAAAGCTGAGCATCTGTATATTCTCATCGGGGTCTCAGTGGTCTTCCTCTTCTGTCTCCTCCTCCTGGTCCTCTTCTGCCTCCATCGCCAGAATCAGATAAAGCAGG GGCCCCCCAGAAGCAAGGACGAGGAGCAGAAGCCACAGCAGAG gcCTGACCTGGCTGTTGATGTTCTAGAGAGGACAGCAG ACAAGGCCACAGTCAATGGACTTCCTGAGAAGGACAGAGAGACGGACACCTCG GCCCTGGCTGCAGGGAGTTCCCAGGAGGTGACGTATGCTCAGCTGGACCACTGGGCCCTCACACAGAGGACAGCCCGGGCTGTGTCCCCACAGTCCACAAAGCCCATGGCCGAGTCCATCACGTATGCAGCCGTTGCCAGACACTGA
- the LAIR1 gene encoding leukocyte-associated immunoglobulin-like receptor 1 isoform c precursor (isoform c precursor is encoded by transcript variant c), producing MSPHPTALLGLVLCLAQTIHTQEDLPRPSISAEPGTVIPLGSHVTFVCRGPVGVQTFRLERDSRSTYNDTEDVSQASPSESEARFRIDSVREGNAGLYRCIYYKPPKWSEQSDYLELLVKGPTQRPSDNSHNEHAPASQGLKAEHLYILIGVSVVFLFCLLLLVLFCLHRQNQIKQGPPRSKDEEQKPQQRPDLAVDVLERTADKATVNGLPEKDRETDTSALAAGSSQEVTYAQLDHWALTQRTARAVSPQSTKPMAESITYAAVARH from the exons ATGTCTCCCCACCCCACCGCCCTCCTGGGCCTAG TGCTCTGCCTGGCCCAGACCATCCACACGCAGGAGG ATCTGCCCAGACCCTCCATCTCGGCTGAGCCAGGCACCGTGATCCCCCTGGGGAGCCATGTGACTTTCGTGTGCCGGGGCCCGGTTGGGGTTCAAACATTCCGCCTGGAGAGGGACAGTAGATCCACATACAATGATACTGAAGATGTGTCTCAAGCTAGTCCATCTGAGTCAGAGGCCAGATTCCGCATTGACTCAGTAAGAGAAGGAAATGCCGGGCTTTATCGCTGCATCTATTATAAGCCCCCTAAATGGTCTGAGCAGAGTGACTACCTGGAGCTGCTGGTGAAAG GACCCACGCAGAGGCCGTCGGACAACAGTCACAATGAGC ATGCACCTGCTTCCCAAGGCCTGAAAGCTGAGCATCTGTATATTCTCATCGGGGTCTCAGTGGTCTTCCTCTTCTGTCTCCTCCTCCTGGTCCTCTTCTGCCTCCATCGCCAGAATCAGATAAAGCAGG GGCCCCCCAGAAGCAAGGACGAGGAGCAGAAGCCACAGCAGAG gcCTGACCTGGCTGTTGATGTTCTAGAGAGGACAGCAG ACAAGGCCACAGTCAATGGACTTCCTGAGAAGGACAGAGAGACGGACACCTCG GCCCTGGCTGCAGGGAGTTCCCAGGAGGTGACGTATGCTCAGCTGGACCACTGGGCCCTCACACAGAGGACAGCCCGGGCTGTGTCCCCACAGTCCACAAAGCCCATGGCCGAGTCCATCACGTATGCAGCCGTTGCCAGACACTGA